TATCGGGTCGTGTTTAAAACCGTAAGCGGCACCTAAAAAAGTTCCTATAACAAGAAAAGCTAAATTGAAAATAACGTACTGTTTTACGGTTTGTCTTGTTTTAAGAATATTTTCAATAAGTGTTTTAGAGTTATCGGTTGCTGATATGTTTTTATGGTTTATGTAAAATTGGTAAAAGAAATAAACAAGAACTACATAACTAATAATGGTTAGAGGTATTAAAATATGGTCTATATCTAAATCGTTCATTTTTTCGGATATCGATGTGCCTTTAAGAATCACTGAAATAATCAACCAGAATCCAAATTCTAGTAAGCTGATGATAAATATCCATTTTACAATATTTGATGATTTGGCATGAATCATCGTATAAATTTCTTTATATGTTAACTGTGGGTACTTGGTAGTATCTTTCTTCCAGTCTTTTTTTAATAGTTCTAATTCATCCATAACCTTAGGGATTTAGTATGGTTTTTAGTTTTGTTTTTATTCGGCTCATTTTCACTCTGGCATTCACTTCACTAATACCTATGGTTTCGCTTATTTCTCTATAATCTTTATCTTCTAAATATAAAAATACAAGAGCTTTTTCAATATCGTTTAGTTGATGTACTGCTTTATATAATACTTTAAGTTGTTCTTCTTCGGTGTCGTCATAAGCTTGAGCTGTTATTTTAAATTCTACACCTTGAAAATCTTGAGTATTTATAGTACGCTTTGATTTTCGATAAAGCGTAATAGCGGTGTTTAATCCCACGCGATACATCCAGGTGCTAAACTTAGCATCGCCACGAAACTTAGGGAATGCTTTCCAAAGTTGTATGGTTATTTCTTGGAATAAATCGTTATGCGCATCATAATTATTGGTGTATAAACGGCATACCTTGTGTATGATGTTTTGATGCGTTTCTAGCAATTCAACAAAATTATGTTCAAGTTCTTTATTCAAATCGGAGGGTTAGTTATTATATAAGTAGCTTAAAGTTTTAAATTGTTACAGTAAGGCGAAAGAATTTTAAAGGGCCGTTAATTAGTAAGGTGCTTTTGTGTGTTTTATTTTAGTGTTGTAGTTGTTTTACGGTTTTTAGTAATTGGAAATAAATATTAAATTATAACTTTAATTTAAAACCATTAAATATTTAGTTGTTAATTGTTTAGTAGTTAGTTATAGACAAAAACTATAGTTGGTTTTTTGCTTGAATTGGTACTTTGTGATAAGCTAATATATGAAAAATATATTTACTAAAAATAGTACCAAAATCTCATTAAAAAAAATCTGTAAATGAGGTTTTTTAAAGGACATTGTTTCTTAAAAACAACTGTTCATCACTTAAACTTAACAGTTCGGTTAGTTAAAATTTTAATGACACATCTTTTGTTTCAAATTTGCTTTCTAGAAATTGAACAACCAAAATCATGCAAAAATTAATTACCAGTATCATTATTTTATGGAGTCTGAATTTAAGTGCACAAATACCTATTAACGGAAAAGTGACCGATGTAAAAGGTATGCCCATACCAGGAGCTAATATTTATTTAGAAGGAACTTACGATGGAGGTACTACCGATGAAAACGGCTCCTTTTCATTTAAAACAAATCAAACTGGAATGCAGAAATTGATTATTTCTTTTTTATCTTTT
The genomic region above belongs to Mariniflexile litorale and contains:
- a CDS encoding sigma-70 family RNA polymerase sigma factor; translated protein: MNKELEHNFVELLETHQNIIHKVCRLYTNNYDAHNDLFQEITIQLWKAFPKFRGDAKFSTWMYRVGLNTAITLYRKSKRTINTQDFQGVEFKITAQAYDDTEEEQLKVLYKAVHQLNDIEKALVFLYLEDKDYREISETIGISEVNARVKMSRIKTKLKTILNP